Proteins from a single region of Pangasianodon hypophthalmus isolate fPanHyp1 chromosome 7, fPanHyp1.pri, whole genome shotgun sequence:
- the dusp6 gene encoding dual specificity protein phosphatase 6, whose protein sequence is MLDKFRPAQLDTAMAISKSVAWLREQLETRRERLLVMDCRARELYDSSHVEAAINVAIPSLMLRRLKKGNLPVKSLLSDGQDRERFARRCRTDTIVLYDECSREWNENVDGGSVLGLLLRRMKDEGYKAFYLEGGFNKFQAECPGLCETNLDGSCSGSGSPTSHVLGLGGLRISSDSSDIESDADREPGSATDSDGSPASNPQPSFPVEILPHLYLGCAKDSTNLDVLEEFGIKYILNVTPNLPNLFENAGEFKYKQIPISDHWSQNLSQFFPEAISFIDEARGQKCGVLVHCLAGISRSVTVTVAYLMQKLNLSMNDAYDIVKMKKSNISPNFNFMGQLLDFERTLGLQSPCDNRASAPSQPLYFSTPTNHNVFQLDALEST, encoded by the exons ATGCTCGATAAGTTCCGACCCGCGCAGCTCGACACGGCAATGGCGATCAGCAAGAGCGTGGCGTGGCTGAGGGAGCAGCTCGAGACGCGCCGCGAGCGCCTGCTCGTGATGGACTGCCGCGCGCGCGAGCTCTACGACTCGTCGCACGTCGAGGCGGCCATCAACGTGGCCATCCCGAGCCTCATGCTCCGGCGACTCAAGAAGGGCAACCTGCCCGTCAAGTCGCTGCTCTCCGACGGACAGGACCGCGAGCGGTTCGCGCGCCGCTGCAGGACCGACACCATCGTGCTGTACGACGAGTGCAGTCGCGAGTGGAACGAGAACGTGGACGGCGGCTCGGTGCTCGGTTTACTGCTGCGGAGGATGAAGGACGAGGGATACAAAGCCTTTTACCTTGAAG GCGGTTTCAACAAGTTCCAGGCCGAGTGTCCGGGACTCTGTGAGACCAACCTGGACGGCTCGTGCAGCGGAAGCGGCTCTCCCACGTCGCACGTGCTGGGCCTCGGTGGCCTGCGCATCAGCTCCGATTCGTCGGACATCGAGTCGGATGCAGACCGCGAGCCCGGCAGCGCCACCGACTCAGACGGCAGCCCGGCGTCCAACCCCCAGCCGTCCTTCCCGGTCGAGATCCTGCCGCACCTGTACCTGGGCTGCGCCAAGGACTCCACCAACCTGGACGTGCTGGAGGAGTTCGGCATCAAGTACATCCTGAACGTGACCCCGAACCTGCCCAACCTTTTCGAGAACGCAGGAGAGTTCAAGTACAAACAGATCCCCATATCGGACCACTGGAGCCAGAACCTGTCGCAGTTCTTCCCAGAGGCCATCAGCTTCATCg ACGAGGCTCGAGGTCAGAAGTGTGGCGTCCTTGTGCACTGCCTTGCCGGTATCAGCCGCTCCGTCACGGTGACCGTGGCCTACCTGATGCAGAAGCTCAACCTGTCCATGAACGACGCCTACGACATCGTCAAGATGAAAAAATCGAACATCTCGCCCAACTTTAACTTCATGGGCCAGTTGTTGGACTTTGAGCGCACACTGGGACTGCAGAGCCCATGCGACAACCGAGCCTCAGCGCCGTCGCAGCCGCTCTACTTCAGCACGCCCACCAATCACAACGTCTTCCAGCTCGACGCGCTCGAGTCCACGTGA